From Alienimonas californiensis, a single genomic window includes:
- a CDS encoding diacylglycerol/lipid kinase family protein yields the protein MRICVIFNPAAGRRRARRRLAGFLARWGDRVTLRPTARPGHAAELAAAAVREGFETIAAAGGDGTVHEVADGLLRAADQTAGQATDQGESGAAPVFAVVPIGSANDYAHSLQRQFGTAPLDAPEAHPVDVGRLSWTAADGAPRDRYFVCCCGAGLPGRVTLESRKIGWLQGVPLYGLAALRALRAAGPPEEWTVQYDDEPPTTGPTQSVHALLGRREGGFLLAPDARLDDGLFDTLRLGPASRWGMLKLLPGLARRGPPTDHPHVELGRRRSIQIDSPSPLAVHADGELALIPADAVRSVRLDLLPGRLRAKVCAVG from the coding sequence GTGCGGATCTGCGTGATCTTCAACCCCGCGGCGGGCCGGCGTCGGGCACGGCGGCGGCTGGCGGGGTTCCTCGCCCGCTGGGGCGACCGGGTGACGCTGCGGCCGACCGCCCGCCCCGGCCACGCCGCCGAACTGGCCGCCGCCGCGGTGCGGGAGGGGTTCGAAACGATCGCCGCCGCCGGCGGGGACGGCACTGTCCACGAAGTCGCCGACGGTCTGCTGAGGGCCGCCGATCAGACCGCCGGTCAGGCGACCGACCAGGGCGAATCCGGCGCCGCCCCGGTCTTCGCGGTGGTCCCGATCGGCAGCGCCAACGACTACGCCCACAGCCTTCAGCGGCAGTTCGGAACCGCCCCGCTGGACGCCCCGGAGGCCCACCCGGTGGACGTGGGCCGGCTGTCGTGGACCGCCGCCGACGGGGCGCCGCGGGATCGGTATTTCGTCTGCTGTTGCGGCGCCGGGCTGCCGGGCCGGGTGACGCTGGAAAGCCGCAAGATCGGCTGGTTGCAGGGCGTCCCGCTGTACGGGCTGGCGGCGCTGCGGGCTCTGCGCGCCGCCGGTCCGCCGGAGGAGTGGACGGTGCAATACGACGACGAACCGCCGACGACCGGCCCCACGCAGTCCGTCCACGCCCTGTTGGGCCGCCGGGAGGGCGGCTTCCTGCTGGCGCCGGACGCCCGGCTGGACGACGGTCTGTTCGACACGCTCCGCCTCGGCCCGGCGAGCCGTTGGGGCATGCTGAAACTGCTGCCGGGCCTGGCCCGCCGCGGCCCCCCGACCGACCACCCGCACGTCGAACTCGGCCGGCGCCGGTCAATTCAGATCGACAGCCCGAGCCCGCTGGCGGTGCACGCCGACGGCGAACTGGCCCTCATCCCCGCCGACGCAGTGCGGTCCGTCCGGCTCGACCTGCTCCCCGGCCGCCTGCGGGCCAAGGTCTGCGCGGTGGGATAG
- a CDS encoding response regulator transcription factor encodes MASVLLIEDDREIAATLGGALRTAGYELRHAPNGIKGQELYLEQRPDLIVTDMMMPGRGGFPVLEFLATQDDPPPAIMVTANEGGRHKAYAEMLGVVDYLRKPFAMDVLLEAAEKALDKYPPGTPGPRARVAAAEAAGGQNADDSATGEDE; translated from the coding sequence ATGGCCTCCGTACTGCTGATCGAGGACGACCGCGAGATCGCCGCCACCCTCGGCGGGGCGCTGCGGACCGCCGGCTACGAACTCCGCCACGCCCCCAACGGGATTAAGGGGCAGGAACTCTACCTGGAGCAGCGCCCGGACCTGATCGTCACCGACATGATGATGCCCGGCCGCGGCGGCTTCCCGGTGCTGGAGTTCCTCGCCACTCAGGACGACCCCCCGCCGGCGATCATGGTCACCGCCAACGAGGGCGGCCGCCACAAGGCCTACGCGGAGATGCTGGGCGTGGTCGACTACCTCCGCAAACCCTTCGCCATGGACGTGCTGCTGGAAGCGGCGGAGAAGGCCCTCGACAAGTACCCCCCCGGCACCCCCGGCCCCCGGGCCCGCGTCGCCGCGGCCGAAGCCGCAGGCGGGCAGAACGCGGACGACTCGGCGACCGGCGAGGACGAGTAG
- a CDS encoding YggS family pyridoxal phosphate-dependent enzyme, producing the protein MDALAANLAAVRERIAAAATAAGRAPDAVTLIAVTKYARDEWVRGLLDLGVRDLGENRPQQLTERAETFTAQPPVRWHQIGQLQRNKVQKLLPAAFLTHSVDSETLLARIERVAAEEGLVPAVLLQANVSGEDSKSGFTPDALRALWDAGLDRFPHVRVRGLMTMAPAAAPDAVEAVARPVFAGLRTLRDELGGAEALPMLSMGMSGDFEPAIAEGATHVRLGSVLYAGLAEG; encoded by the coding sequence TTGGACGCCCTCGCCGCCAACCTCGCCGCCGTTCGGGAGCGGATCGCCGCCGCGGCGACCGCCGCCGGGCGCGCGCCGGACGCCGTCACGCTGATCGCCGTGACCAAGTACGCCCGGGACGAATGGGTCCGCGGGCTGCTGGACCTGGGCGTCCGCGACCTCGGCGAGAACCGCCCCCAACAGCTCACGGAGCGGGCCGAAACGTTCACCGCCCAACCCCCGGTACGTTGGCACCAGATCGGCCAGCTCCAGCGGAACAAGGTGCAGAAATTGTTGCCGGCGGCGTTCCTCACGCACTCGGTCGACAGCGAAACGCTGCTCGCCCGCATCGAACGGGTCGCGGCGGAGGAGGGGCTGGTGCCGGCGGTTCTCTTGCAGGCGAACGTCTCCGGGGAGGACTCGAAAAGCGGCTTCACGCCGGACGCGCTGCGGGCGCTGTGGGACGCCGGACTCGACCGCTTCCCCCATGTGCGGGTGCGGGGCCTGATGACGATGGCCCCCGCCGCGGCGCCGGACGCGGTGGAGGCCGTCGCCCGGCCGGTGTTCGCCGGCCTGCGGACGCTGCGGGACGAACTGGGCGGAGCGGAGGCGCTGCCGATGCTGTCGATGGGGATGAGCGGCGACTTCGAACCGGCGATCGCCGAGGGCGCGACCCACGTCCGCCTGGGCAGCGTGCTGTACGCGGGGCTGGCGGAGGGCTGA
- a CDS encoding OmpA family protein has protein sequence MTQKALNLSVVRAEAVKRAIAESPKGANVQVDLSALTPTGAGISDPVIPKPRSLEEAKENMRVEFRIVRVNAEALGPGEFDFSSPAGVSLPPSPPFWGRGVGGEGAVIPARRSPSACSPVGWIVTAESGNG, from the coding sequence GTGACGCAGAAGGCGCTGAACCTCTCCGTCGTCCGGGCCGAGGCGGTCAAACGGGCGATCGCCGAATCCCCTAAGGGGGCCAACGTGCAGGTGGACCTGTCCGCCCTCACGCCCACCGGGGCGGGCATCTCGGACCCAGTCATCCCCAAGCCCCGCAGCCTGGAGGAGGCGAAGGAGAACATGCGGGTGGAGTTCCGTATCGTTCGCGTGAACGCCGAGGCGCTCGGCCCGGGCGAGTTCGATTTTTCGTCGCCCGCCGGCGTCTCCCTTCCCCCCTCGCCCCCCTTTTGGGGGAGAGGGGTCGGGGGTGAGGGGGCAGTGATCCCCGCACGCCGTTCACCGTCCGCCTGCTCGCCCGTCGGCTGGATTGTCACCGCAGAGAGCGGCAACGGGTGA
- a CDS encoding dienelactone hydrolase family protein, which translates to MHPALLLVAFALDGPAAPSRPLSEPEAAAAVRDAWDDLVAECRAGSLKERGAKAIQAGGETLPFLERTFGKKPKGGHALFISLHGGGGGPAAMNDGQWRNQIRLYEPQEGVVVAPRAPGNTWDLWHQAHIDPLLDRLILSYLVDGTVDPNRVYLLGYSAGGDGVFQLAPRTADRYAAASMMAGHPNETQPDGLRNLPFSIWMGGDDAAYDRNKIAGQWKEQLAALHEADPDGYEHKVVIYPNTGHWMNGRDRAALPWMARFDRDPWPKRIVWLQDDVTQPRFYWLEVPADQAVKGTRIVAAVDGQRIDLTVPADVVKEVTLYLSDALVNLDRPVVVAVNGAVVHEGVVPRTRAAVDASLASRPDPAAVASAALTLPASPPTEPEPAE; encoded by the coding sequence ATGCACCCCGCCCTGCTGCTCGTTGCGTTCGCGTTGGACGGCCCGGCGGCGCCGTCCCGACCGCTTTCCGAGCCGGAGGCGGCGGCCGCCGTCCGCGACGCTTGGGACGACCTCGTCGCGGAGTGCCGGGCGGGATCGTTGAAGGAACGCGGGGCGAAGGCGATCCAGGCCGGCGGGGAGACGTTGCCGTTCCTCGAGCGCACCTTTGGGAAGAAACCGAAGGGCGGGCACGCCCTGTTCATCTCCCTGCACGGCGGCGGGGGCGGGCCGGCGGCGATGAACGACGGCCAATGGCGGAACCAGATTCGCCTCTACGAACCGCAGGAGGGCGTCGTCGTCGCCCCCCGGGCCCCCGGGAATACCTGGGACCTGTGGCATCAGGCCCACATCGATCCGCTGCTGGATCGATTAATTCTGTCCTACCTCGTCGACGGTACGGTCGATCCGAACCGGGTCTATCTGCTGGGCTACAGCGCCGGCGGGGACGGCGTATTCCAACTCGCCCCGCGGACGGCGGACCGCTACGCGGCGGCGTCGATGATGGCCGGGCATCCGAACGAAACGCAGCCGGACGGCCTGCGCAATCTGCCGTTCTCGATCTGGATGGGCGGCGACGACGCCGCCTACGACCGCAACAAAATCGCCGGGCAGTGGAAGGAACAACTCGCCGCCCTGCACGAAGCCGACCCGGACGGCTACGAGCACAAGGTCGTGATATACCCCAACACCGGCCACTGGATGAACGGCCGCGACCGGGCCGCCCTGCCGTGGATGGCCCGGTTCGACCGCGACCCCTGGCCGAAGCGGATCGTCTGGTTGCAGGACGACGTGACCCAGCCGCGGTTCTACTGGCTGGAGGTCCCGGCCGATCAGGCGGTCAAGGGCACGCGGATCGTTGCGGCAGTCGACGGCCAGCGGATCGACCTGACGGTCCCCGCGGACGTGGTGAAGGAGGTCACGCTGTATTTGTCGGACGCATTGGTGAACCTCGACCGGCCGGTCGTCGTTGCCGTCAACGGGGCGGTCGTGCATGAGGGCGTCGTCCCGCGGACCCGGGCGGCGGTCGACGCGTCGTTGGCCTCCCGGCCGGACCCCGCCGCGGTCGCCTCGGCAGCGCTGACGTTGCCGGCTTCTCCTCCCACCGAACCCGAACCCGCCGAGTGA
- the odhB gene encoding 2-oxoglutarate dehydrogenase complex dihydrolipoyllysine-residue succinyltransferase produces MPAAVVEVKVPSAGESVTEMQVAAWNAAEGDTVERDQVIVELETDKATSEVTAPTSGRLTKILIGEGETVEVGDVLAQIEEGEGGGESAGDGGAETAGVASTEQKTPNQSASPQRGGTTADPRREEATASAPSAGKGSGAGKGAGGHVMPAAKALLDQNGLNASQVSGTGPGGRVLKEDVQNYLKNGKKGELVRADAPAAAPMTTGPEGGEPGRAVKRQRMTPIRKKIAASLVSAQQNAALLTTFNEIDMTAVKEARAKYGEAFQKKYDIKLGFSSFFVKAVVDALQNIPQVGAQIDGDELVYYDYCDISVAVGGGKGLTVPVIRNAETLSFAEIEQTVADFGRRAKEGKIGLDELQGGTFTITNGGIYGSLLSTPIVNPPQSGILGMHNIVDRPMVVNGEIVIRPMMYVALTYDHRVVDGREAVTFLMRIKESIEDPGRMLMEV; encoded by the coding sequence ATGCCCGCTGCCGTAGTCGAGGTCAAAGTCCCCAGCGCCGGGGAAAGCGTCACCGAAATGCAGGTCGCCGCCTGGAACGCCGCGGAAGGCGATACGGTCGAGCGCGATCAGGTGATCGTCGAACTGGAAACCGACAAGGCGACCAGCGAGGTGACCGCCCCCACCTCCGGCCGGCTGACGAAGATCCTCATCGGCGAGGGGGAGACCGTCGAAGTCGGCGACGTGCTCGCCCAGATCGAAGAGGGCGAAGGCGGCGGCGAATCGGCGGGCGACGGCGGCGCCGAGACCGCCGGCGTGGCCTCCACGGAGCAGAAAACGCCCAACCAGTCCGCCTCCCCCCAGCGGGGCGGCACCACCGCCGACCCCCGCCGTGAAGAGGCGACCGCCTCCGCCCCCAGCGCCGGCAAGGGCTCGGGCGCCGGCAAGGGCGCCGGCGGCCACGTCATGCCCGCCGCCAAGGCGCTGCTGGACCAGAACGGGTTGAACGCCTCGCAGGTCTCCGGCACCGGCCCCGGCGGGCGGGTTCTCAAGGAGGACGTGCAGAACTACCTCAAGAACGGCAAGAAGGGCGAACTGGTCCGGGCCGACGCCCCCGCCGCCGCCCCGATGACGACCGGCCCCGAGGGCGGCGAGCCCGGCCGGGCCGTCAAGCGCCAGCGGATGACGCCGATCCGCAAGAAGATCGCCGCCAGCCTGGTCAGCGCCCAGCAGAACGCCGCCCTGCTGACGACCTTCAACGAAATCGACATGACCGCGGTCAAGGAGGCCCGGGCGAAGTACGGCGAGGCGTTCCAGAAGAAGTACGACATCAAACTGGGCTTCAGCAGCTTCTTCGTGAAGGCCGTCGTCGACGCCCTGCAAAATATCCCGCAGGTCGGCGCCCAGATCGACGGCGACGAGCTGGTCTACTACGACTACTGCGACATCAGCGTCGCCGTCGGCGGCGGCAAGGGCCTGACGGTTCCCGTGATCCGCAACGCGGAAACGCTGTCGTTCGCGGAGATCGAACAGACCGTCGCCGACTTCGGCCGCCGGGCCAAAGAAGGCAAGATCGGCCTGGACGAACTTCAGGGCGGGACCTTCACGATCACCAACGGCGGCATCTACGGTTCGCTGCTGAGCACCCCGATCGTGAACCCCCCGCAGAGCGGGATTTTAGGGATGCACAATATCGTCGACCGCCCGATGGTCGTGAACGGCGAGATCGTGATCCGCCCGATGATGTACGTCGCCCTGACCTACGATCACCGCGTCGTCGACGGCCGCGAAGCCGTGACGTTCCTGATGCGGATTAAAGAGAGCATTGAAGACCCCGGCCGGATGCTGATGGAGGTGTGA
- the hpnH gene encoding adenosyl-hopene transferase HpnH translates to MGVPLSQMATVASHVVRQKLKGNKRYPLVLMLEPLFRCNLACAGCGKIQHPKPILKDQLTPEQCWRAAEECGAPMVALPGGEPLLHPQIGEIVAGLTDRGKYVYLCTNAILLEKKLDLFKPSKRLSFSVHIDGPREEHDEAVCREGVFDVAIEGIKAAIARGFRVTTNTTVFNNADPVRVREMFEQLTDIGVEGMMVSPGYPYEKAPDQEHFLVADETVRLFKTILADVKKRWTFNQSPLFLEFLRGNHALDCHAWGMPTYNLFGWQKPCYLMDEGYCDTYEELIASVEWANYGRASGNPKCTDCMVHSGYEAAAVDATFGSVGGLLKTARATLFGLPAGAPGDATAHQPKKSSAPAGDLVQLSI, encoded by the coding sequence ATGGGCGTTCCGCTGTCTCAGATGGCCACCGTGGCCTCGCACGTCGTGCGGCAGAAGTTGAAGGGGAACAAGCGGTATCCGCTGGTTCTGATGCTCGAACCGCTGTTCCGCTGCAATCTGGCCTGCGCGGGCTGCGGCAAGATCCAGCACCCCAAGCCGATCCTCAAGGATCAGCTCACCCCGGAGCAGTGCTGGCGCGCCGCCGAGGAGTGCGGCGCCCCGATGGTCGCCCTGCCCGGCGGCGAACCGCTGCTGCATCCCCAGATCGGCGAGATCGTCGCCGGCCTGACCGACCGCGGCAAATACGTGTACCTGTGCACGAACGCGATCCTGTTGGAGAAGAAGCTCGACCTGTTCAAACCGAGCAAACGCCTCAGCTTCAGCGTGCACATCGACGGCCCGCGGGAGGAGCACGACGAAGCCGTCTGCCGCGAGGGCGTGTTCGACGTGGCCATCGAAGGTATTAAAGCCGCCATCGCCCGCGGCTTCCGGGTCACGACGAACACCACGGTCTTCAACAACGCCGACCCCGTTCGGGTGCGGGAGATGTTCGAGCAGCTCACGGATATCGGTGTGGAGGGGATGATGGTCTCGCCGGGCTATCCGTACGAGAAGGCGCCGGATCAGGAGCACTTCCTCGTCGCCGACGAGACCGTGCGGCTGTTTAAAACGATCCTCGCCGACGTCAAAAAGCGCTGGACGTTCAACCAGAGCCCGCTGTTCCTGGAGTTCTTAAGAGGGAACCACGCCCTCGACTGCCACGCCTGGGGCATGCCGACCTATAACCTGTTCGGCTGGCAGAAGCCCTGCTATCTGATGGACGAGGGCTACTGCGACACCTACGAAGAGCTGATCGCCTCCGTGGAGTGGGCCAACTACGGTCGGGCCAGCGGGAACCCGAAGTGCACCGACTGCATGGTGCACAGCGGCTACGAGGCGGCGGCGGTGGACGCGACCTTCGGCAGCGTCGGCGGGTTGTTGAAGACCGCCCGGGCCACGCTGTTCGGCCTGCCCGCCGGCGCCCCCGGCGACGCGACGGCTCATCAACCCAAAAAGTCCTCGGCGCCCGCGGGCGACCTCGTGCAGTTGTCGATTTAG
- a CDS encoding COG1361 family protein, giving the protein MNLTSLRTAAVAAGAALLTGGALSLTQDAAVAVPQAADSGLTLAGPTGEDTIEITRRGPSQIRAGEEFTYDLVLRNISDEPIRGIRVTETTQGVELRGANDKAAQVEGNRLSFNAGQLAAGDSRTLKVTARASETGEARSCIVVDYDPALCTVYKVTKPDLKLVWTLYADRDVEAQCDVAGVYSCDDVFIEYKVTNDGTGETEPIVLTHNLPEGLTYTGKQTVKATVDPLGAGETKAFRVPLELTDDAAGRQLDLSAEAKAGGITASTDAQTVSILEPSLDVRVDGPAEQYLGRDATARVTVTNNSDAPALNTMVAITAPEGARDVRFDTRDFDGETLNVGCLMPGESRTYNATYRVEEAGEFDMAAAASAYCVEAVEKTLTTTYKGISAILIETVDKVDPVAVGENTTYEVYVKNQGSAPDLNVNLTGTLPDGLTFVSATGDSDVKADGKNLTFGQIDELAPGEVVSWNVTVKADKAAKVQFKLNLKSDANPEPIREEEPTTLY; this is encoded by the coding sequence ATGAATCTTACCTCCCTCCGCACCGCCGCCGTTGCGGCCGGCGCGGCCCTGCTGACCGGCGGGGCGCTCAGCCTCACGCAGGACGCGGCCGTCGCCGTCCCGCAAGCCGCGGACAGCGGTCTGACCCTGGCCGGCCCCACCGGCGAAGACACGATTGAAATCACCCGCCGCGGCCCCAGCCAGATCCGGGCCGGCGAGGAGTTCACCTACGATCTGGTGCTCCGGAACATCTCGGACGAGCCGATCCGCGGCATCCGCGTGACGGAGACGACCCAGGGCGTCGAACTGCGCGGCGCCAACGACAAAGCCGCCCAGGTGGAGGGCAATCGCCTGAGCTTCAACGCCGGACAGCTCGCCGCCGGCGACTCCCGCACGCTGAAGGTCACCGCCCGCGCGTCTGAAACCGGCGAGGCCCGCAGCTGCATCGTGGTCGACTACGACCCGGCGCTGTGCACCGTGTACAAGGTCACCAAGCCGGACCTGAAGCTGGTCTGGACGCTGTACGCCGACCGCGACGTCGAAGCCCAGTGCGACGTGGCCGGGGTGTACTCCTGCGACGACGTGTTCATCGAATACAAAGTCACGAACGACGGCACCGGCGAGACCGAGCCGATCGTGCTGACCCACAACCTGCCCGAAGGCCTGACGTACACCGGTAAGCAGACGGTGAAAGCGACCGTCGATCCGCTCGGCGCCGGCGAAACCAAGGCGTTCAGGGTGCCGCTGGAACTGACCGACGACGCCGCGGGCCGGCAGCTGGACCTCTCCGCCGAAGCCAAGGCCGGCGGCATCACCGCCAGCACGGACGCGCAGACCGTCAGCATTCTGGAACCGAGCCTGGACGTGCGGGTCGACGGCCCGGCCGAGCAGTACCTCGGCCGCGACGCCACCGCCCGGGTGACCGTTACTAACAACTCCGACGCCCCGGCGTTGAACACGATGGTGGCCATCACCGCCCCCGAAGGTGCCCGCGACGTCCGCTTCGACACCCGCGACTTCGACGGCGAAACGCTGAACGTCGGCTGCCTGATGCCGGGCGAGAGCCGCACCTACAACGCGACCTACCGCGTTGAAGAAGCCGGCGAGTTCGACATGGCCGCCGCCGCCAGCGCCTACTGCGTCGAGGCCGTGGAGAAGACGCTGACGACGACCTACAAGGGCATCTCCGCCATCCTGATCGAGACCGTCGATAAGGTGGACCCGGTCGCGGTCGGCGAGAACACGACCTACGAGGTCTACGTCAAGAACCAGGGCAGCGCCCCGGACCTGAACGTCAACCTGACCGGCACCCTGCCGGACGGCCTGACCTTCGTTTCCGCCACCGGCGACAGCGACGTGAAGGCGGACGGCAAGAACCTGACCTTCGGCCAGATCGACGAACTCGCCCCGGGCGAAGTCGTCAGCTGGAACGTCACCGTCAAGGCGGACAAGGCCGCCAAGGTGCAGTTCAAGCTGAACCTCAAGTCCGACGCCAACCCGGAGCCGATCCGCGAAGAAGAGCCCACCACGCTCTACTGA
- a CDS encoding lipid-A-disaccharide synthase — MHLFLSAGEPSGDQHAAHLLTELRRRDPALKAVGYGGPDLAAAGQEQHFRLTDLAVMGVTAVLPHLKQFFALRDRAAAYFREQRPDALLLVDFPGFHWHLAKAAKKAGVPVIYYLPPQMWAWAPWRVRKIRKHVDHLLCALPFEPQWFADRGVSAETGIPCEDVGHPFFDEAAEKRLDQAFLNERRGARTVGVLPGSRDREVESNGPILAAAVRQLAALHPDVTFRVAAYKPAHAARCGGVFAGVPNVEVCTERTSEIIELAECCLFVSGSVSLELFARRTPGVMVYQASRLKYWVFEKLIVSDSVTLPNLFAGEMLYPEFFPPRADSREVTEIVRTLDSWLSAPASLAAVQARVDAAAARTVKTGAAAAAADAVLRALPAPAGAGASPVVVPFQRQAA; from the coding sequence ATGCACCTCTTCCTGTCCGCCGGCGAGCCCAGCGGCGATCAGCACGCCGCCCACCTGCTGACGGAACTTCGTCGCCGCGACCCCGCCCTGAAGGCCGTGGGCTACGGCGGGCCGGACCTCGCCGCCGCCGGGCAGGAGCAGCACTTTCGCCTCACCGACCTCGCCGTGATGGGCGTGACGGCGGTGCTGCCGCACCTCAAACAGTTCTTTGCCCTGCGGGACCGGGCCGCCGCCTATTTCCGCGAGCAGCGGCCGGACGCCCTGCTGCTGGTCGACTTCCCCGGCTTCCACTGGCACCTCGCCAAGGCGGCGAAGAAGGCCGGCGTGCCGGTGATTTATTATCTGCCCCCGCAGATGTGGGCCTGGGCGCCGTGGCGGGTGCGGAAGATCCGCAAGCACGTCGATCATCTGCTGTGCGCGTTGCCGTTCGAGCCGCAATGGTTCGCGGACCGCGGCGTGAGCGCGGAGACCGGCATCCCCTGCGAGGACGTCGGCCACCCGTTCTTCGACGAAGCCGCGGAGAAGCGGTTGGATCAGGCCTTCCTGAACGAACGCCGCGGCGCCCGCACCGTCGGCGTGCTGCCGGGCTCGCGGGATCGGGAGGTGGAGTCGAACGGACCGATCCTCGCCGCCGCCGTCCGCCAACTGGCGGCGCTGCACCCGGACGTGACGTTCCGCGTCGCCGCCTATAAGCCCGCCCACGCGGCCCGCTGCGGGGGGGTGTTCGCCGGCGTCCCCAACGTGGAGGTCTGCACCGAACGCACCAGCGAGATCATCGAACTGGCCGAGTGCTGCCTGTTCGTCAGCGGGTCGGTCAGCCTCGAATTGTTCGCCCGCCGCACGCCGGGGGTGATGGTTTATCAAGCGTCCCGGTTGAAATACTGGGTGTTCGAAAAACTGATCGTCAGCGATTCGGTCACGCTGCCGAACCTGTTCGCCGGGGAGATGCTCTATCCGGAGTTCTTCCCGCCCCGCGCGGACAGCCGTGAGGTGACGGAGATCGTCCGCACCCTGGACAGCTGGCTCAGCGCTCCGGCCAGCTTGGCGGCGGTGCAGGCCAGGGTCGACGCGGCCGCGGCCCGCACGGTGAAGACCGGGGCCGCCGCCGCCGCCGCCGACGCCGTGCTGCGGGCGCTGCCGGCCCCGGCCGGGGCCGGCGCGTCCCCGGTCGTCGTGCCGTTCCAGCGTCAGGCGGCCTGA
- a CDS encoding SDR family oxidoreductase — protein MSPRPRHAGSAYKPADKLLGKKALVTGGDSGIGRAVVTLFAKEGADVAIVYTPQEQSDADEVKAEVEAIGRQCILIPGDLAEEPFCRQAVQTAVDGLGGLDILVNNASVMFMSDSIEELPDEQFERVFKVNVFGYFRMIKAAAKHLEKTGGCVINTGSIAGMMPFASGPDYGASKAAEHSLTWSLSKQLLKRGIRVNAVAPGPVWTPLNAQARPAEGMATYAKESPMGRPAQPEELAPAYVYLASAADSGYVTGEIVKVCGGEAV, from the coding sequence ATGTCCCCCCGCCCCCGGCACGCCGGGTCCGCCTATAAACCGGCCGACAAGCTGCTAGGCAAAAAGGCCCTCGTCACCGGCGGGGACAGCGGCATCGGCCGGGCGGTGGTCACGCTGTTCGCCAAGGAGGGGGCCGACGTGGCGATCGTTTATACCCCGCAGGAACAGTCCGACGCCGACGAGGTGAAGGCCGAGGTCGAGGCGATCGGCCGCCAGTGCATCCTCATCCCCGGCGATCTGGCCGAGGAGCCGTTCTGCCGACAGGCCGTGCAGACCGCCGTCGACGGGCTGGGGGGGCTCGATATCCTCGTCAATAACGCCTCCGTGATGTTCATGTCCGACAGCATCGAGGAACTGCCGGACGAACAGTTCGAGCGGGTCTTCAAGGTAAACGTCTTCGGCTACTTCCGCATGATCAAAGCGGCGGCGAAGCACCTGGAAAAGACCGGCGGCTGCGTGATTAACACCGGCTCGATCGCCGGGATGATGCCCTTCGCCAGCGGCCCGGACTACGGCGCCAGCAAGGCCGCCGAGCACAGTCTGACCTGGAGTCTTTCCAAGCAACTCCTGAAGCGGGGCATCCGGGTAAACGCGGTGGCCCCCGGCCCGGTCTGGACCCCTCTGAACGCCCAGGCCCGCCCCGCCGAGGGCATGGCGACCTACGCCAAAGAAAGCCCGATGGGCCGCCCCGCCCAACCGGAGGAACTCGCCCCGGCGTACGTCTACCTCGCCAGCGCCGCCGACAGCGGCTACGTCACCGGCGAAATCGTCAAAGTCTGCGGCGGGGAGGCGGTATAG
- a CDS encoding zeta toxin family protein, whose translation MADEFPPQCVVLAGPNGAGKSTAAAYLLPDALRLTRFLNADTIARGLSGFDPDAEAFAAGRILLEAMDEYVRDRLDFAVETTLSGRTLAKRLQGMRAAGYQVTLFFLSVPAAEFSMERVSRRVAAGGHDIPPETLRRRHNATIQNFFRLYRPLADDWTLYDNSGAVPLDPVASGSGEASPTLFRSDLWYALRERYDLPERDDERPPAAG comes from the coding sequence ATGGCGGACGAGTTCCCCCCGCAGTGCGTCGTGCTCGCCGGCCCGAACGGGGCCGGCAAGAGCACGGCGGCGGCCTATTTATTGCCGGACGCCCTGCGGCTGACGCGGTTCCTCAACGCCGACACCATCGCCCGCGGCCTGAGCGGCTTCGACCCGGACGCCGAAGCGTTCGCCGCCGGCCGCATTTTGCTGGAGGCGATGGACGAGTACGTCCGCGATCGGCTGGACTTCGCCGTCGAAACGACGCTCTCCGGCCGCACGCTGGCGAAGCGGCTGCAGGGGATGCGAGCGGCCGGATATCAGGTCACGCTGTTCTTCCTGTCGGTGCCGGCCGCGGAGTTTTCGATGGAACGCGTCTCGCGGCGGGTCGCCGCCGGGGGACACGACATCCCGCCGGAGACGCTGCGACGAAGGCACAACGCGACGATCCAGAACTTTTTCCGGCTGTACCGCCCCCTCGCGGACGACTGGACCCTGTACGATAATAGCGGCGCCGTTCCACTCGACCCGGTGGCCTCCGGGTCGGGCGAGGCGTCGCCGACCCTTTTCCGCTCGGATCTCTGGTATGCCCTCCGCGAACGGTACGACCTCCCTGAGCGGGACGACGAACGGCCGCCCGCGGCCGGTTGA